The genomic interval CTATCTTCCCAAGCGTTTCAATTGCAGCAAAACATACAGCTTCAGATGAACTATTCAGAAGAGACCCTATATCTTTTACAGCCTCCACAGCCTTGAGATCTCCAAGTGCATCAAGTACAGAAAAACAGACCCACTCTTCATCTTTAATCGCCTTTATCAATTCAGGAATGGCATCCCTGTATCCGAGTAGACCCAGACTTTTTGCTGCAGCAGCCCTCACATTTGCATTATGGTCATTAAGGAGCGGCATTATCATCGATGGTTCGACTCCCTTCTTTATATCTCCCATGAGGTCAATAACAAACTTCCTGACATCGTCATCTTTATCTTTCAAAAGTGGATAGAGAAGCGGTACAACTACACCATCAAGTGATGTAAGAATAATCAAGGCAGTATTTCTGAGATATGAATTCTCCCGTAACAATGGTAATACCATGTATCCAACAATCTCACCGAAATATTCATTACTCTGTCCTATAGAGATAAGTGAACGCATTGCTGCATCCTGAACACCTGCATTTTCATCGCTCAATGATTTGATAAGTGGATATATTGCCCTCTCATCGCCTTCAGACAACTCCTCTGCAACCCTTCTCCTAATAACAGGGTCATTATCACCAAGTCTCTGAATCAGTTTTTTAATGTTTCTGGTCATTAAATACCCCCTATCCCATCACTGTGCTTAATCCCTTAACTACTTTAGCCTATAGCTTATAAGATTTTAGGAATATAATTCAACTAACATGCGTTCCTGAAATCTTCCATTATGCTTTTCAATTTAACCAAAACCTTCCCGTGAAGTTGACAAACCCTTGACTCACTAATATTCAAAATCTTCCCTATCTCTTTCATAGTAAGTTCCTCAAAATAATAAAGTGTTACTACGAGCCTCTCATTGTCCGGAAGTCCATCTATTGCCTTACCAAGAACAGACTTTAACTCCTTTAAATTCAAAACATCTACTATATCTCTTTCATCTTCCTTTGATATACATTCCAGAATATCAAGTGATTTGCCATCTTTATTTATACCCAGATCCTCGAGGCTCATCATATTCATAGTATTGGCTATAGAGAGTGTCTTATAAAGTTCATCAAGGGTTATATCTAATTTTTCTGCAACTTCCTCATCTGTAGCAAGACGATTATAACTCTTTTCAATTTCCATATAGGCATTTCTGACCTCTTCAAGTTTTTTACGCGCATCTTTCGATGCCCATTGCATCGAGCGTATCTCATCGATTATAGCTCCTCTTATTCTAAAGTCTGCAAAAGTGCTAAGAGTTGCATTCATAGATGGGTCATACCTTTCTATAGCCTCTAAAAGTCCTACTACCCCTGCTGATACTAAGTCTTCAACACTCAATTCTGAAGGAAGTCCAAATGCATATTTATTAGCATAGTATTTTACTCTCGGCAGGAATTGCTCTATTATTCTCTCTTTTTCTTTTTCAGATAGTTTATGCTTTTTAGGTCTTTTTGGCATATTTTCATTATATCTGAATTGATCTTTTTAATACACTCGTTATTGTCATACGC from Dissulfurispira thermophila carries:
- a CDS encoding sigma-70 family RNA polymerase sigma factor, which encodes MPKRPKKHKLSEKEKERIIEQFLPRVKYYANKYAFGLPSELSVEDLVSAGVVGLLEAIERYDPSMNATLSTFADFRIRGAIIDEIRSMQWASKDARKKLEEVRNAYMEIEKSYNRLATDEEVAEKLDITLDELYKTLSIANTMNMMSLEDLGINKDGKSLDILECISKEDERDIVDVLNLKELKSVLGKAIDGLPDNERLVVTLYYFEELTMKEIGKILNISESRVCQLHGKVLVKLKSIMEDFRNAC